A DNA window from Mucilaginibacter xinganensis contains the following coding sequences:
- a CDS encoding MBL fold metallo-hydrolase: protein MKIFTLGEGSYSVDATKKFIPFNPETDSAKDRPASLFIHVNPFLVQTDTDLILLDTGLGYKDTRDELFIHQHIRNAGFDPDEVSLVIMSHLHFDHSGGLVVERGGKLVPSFPKAHHVIQKQEWEKGLSGSSSSYHKEIFEALQGNIELTLVEGSGEFKPGIRYEHSGGHAPFHMVIWIESEGDKCFFGGDELPEPEQLIRKFIAKYDYDGRKAMQLREEYGKIAAAEGWTCLFYHAKSLCVGKVTYSDDHFIVTPA from the coding sequence ATGAAAATATTCACCCTGGGCGAAGGCTCATACTCTGTTGATGCTACTAAAAAGTTTATTCCTTTTAACCCAGAGACGGATAGTGCGAAAGACAGGCCCGCGTCATTATTTATTCATGTAAACCCTTTTTTGGTTCAAACGGATACCGATCTTATTCTTTTAGATACCGGCCTTGGTTATAAAGACACGCGCGATGAACTTTTTATCCATCAGCACATTCGCAACGCAGGTTTTGATCCTGACGAAGTGAGCCTTGTAATTATGTCGCACCTGCATTTTGACCATTCGGGCGGCCTTGTGGTTGAGCGCGGCGGCAAACTGGTTCCCAGCTTTCCGAAAGCGCACCACGTAATTCAAAAACAAGAATGGGAAAAAGGACTTTCGGGGAGTTCCTCATCCTATCACAAGGAAATTTTTGAGGCGTTGCAGGGAAATATTGAATTGACACTGGTTGAGGGAAGCGGTGAGTTTAAACCGGGTATAAGGTATGAGCATTCCGGGGGGCATGCACCGTTCCACATGGTAATATGGATTGAAAGTGAAGGTGATAAGTGTTTTTTTGGTGGCGATGAATTACCTGAACCTGAGCAATTGATAAGGAAATTTATAGCGAAGTATGACTACGACGGGCGAAAAGCGATGCAGCTTAGGGAAGAGTACGGAAAAATAGCAGCGGCAGAAGGATGGACTTGTTTATTTTATCACGCAAAATCGTTATGCGTTGGTAAAGTTACTTACAGTGATGATCATTTTATAGTTACTCCTGCTTAA
- a CDS encoding response regulator produces the protein MEFNSRSVSILLVDDDEINNFISIKLIKKALMNTEIMACLNGKYAIDQLVEIQKGGPEKFPDYILLDINMPIMNGWEFLDEFKRLNLDPAGKCKIYIISSSVFSNDINKARSYPLVKDFISKPLNVEKIVELFRVEDPA, from the coding sequence ATGGAGTTTAATAGCAGATCCGTTAGTATATTGCTTGTTGATGATGATGAAATAAACAACTTCATTTCTATCAAGTTAATTAAAAAAGCGCTGATGAATACAGAGATAATGGCGTGCCTTAACGGTAAATATGCTATTGATCAACTGGTAGAGATTCAGAAAGGTGGCCCCGAGAAATTTCCCGATTATATTTTACTTGACATTAATATGCCAATTATGAATGGATGGGAATTTTTGGACGAATTTAAACGGCTGAATCTTGATCCCGCGGGCAAATGTAAAATTTACATTATTTCGTCATCGGTATTCAGTAACGATATTAATAAAGCACGCTCATACCCGCTGGTTAAAGATTTTATCTCAAAGCCTTTGAACGTTGAAAAAATAGTTGAGCTTTTCAGAGTTGAAGATCCGGCTTAA
- a CDS encoding zinc-dependent metalloprotease: protein MKKIYFLILLAITLATAVNAQKPADIESKVKGLTKYTGYFNFYWDENTGRVLLEVDKLNTEFLYVNSLPSGVGSNDLGLDRGQIGDSRIVKFVKSGPKILLIQPNYAYRAVSNNADERKSVEEAFAQSVIWGFKAEAIDGDKVLIDFTPFLLRDSHHLADRLGSSDQGNFNLDESRSAIYLPNTKGFPENSEFEATITLDGKAKGSEISSVTPDPNSVTVRMHHSFIKLPDDNYKVRKFDPRSGFYDMSYMDYATPIDQPIVKHMLTRHRLQKKDPSAAMSEAVKPIVYYVDRGAPEPVRTALMEGAAWWNQAFEAAGYKNAFQVKLLPEDADPMDIRYNIIQWIHRSTRGWSYGASIDDPRTGEIIKGQVSLGSLRDRQDFLIAEGLLQPYEDGKPVSGKMLKMAIDRLHQLAAHEVGHTLGLQHNFAASTNNRASVMDYPPPAFTMGTDGAIDLSNAYTTEIGTWDKRAILYGYQDFPAGTNEDDALNSILTETLKQGQLFITDEDARPEGGAHPLAHLWDNGKNAADELNRLMDIRRKLLDNFSEKAIRQNAPMATIEEPLVPIYLIHRYQVEAASKMLGGLYYTYAVKNDGQPTTRFVPPAEQWKAFNALMLTISPNALALPEKLLEKIPPRPDGYPRTRELFKSRTGLTFDPMAAAESAAATTLSFMLQPERAARLVEYNSRDVNQPGLIAVIDKLIAATWKTPQQGGYKGELQRMVNNLTLKQLLTLAANTRAPESVRGIALMAIDDLKRWMYISLRSAGDNTNNKANLIFGLSQISAFEKEPAQFKPAQPVAMPDGSPIGEGDF, encoded by the coding sequence ATGAAAAAAATATACTTCCTTATTTTACTGGCAATTACTTTGGCCACAGCGGTAAATGCACAAAAACCTGCCGACATTGAATCAAAAGTGAAAGGACTAACCAAATACACCGGTTATTTCAATTTTTACTGGGACGAAAATACCGGCCGCGTTTTGCTGGAGGTAGATAAACTGAATACCGAATTTTTATACGTAAACTCTTTACCTTCAGGCGTTGGCTCGAACGACCTGGGGCTGGACAGAGGCCAAATTGGCGACAGCCGCATTGTTAAATTTGTAAAAAGCGGGCCAAAGATCCTGCTGATACAGCCAAATTACGCTTACAGGGCAGTGAGCAATAATGCGGATGAACGAAAGTCGGTTGAAGAAGCATTTGCACAATCGGTAATTTGGGGCTTTAAAGCCGAAGCGATTGATGGGGATAAAGTTTTGATAGATTTTACCCCTTTTTTGCTGCGCGACAGCCACCACCTGGCCGACCGCCTGGGCAGCAGCGACCAGGGAAATTTTAATTTAGATGAATCGCGTTCGGCTATTTACCTGCCAAATACCAAAGGCTTTCCTGAAAACTCGGAATTTGAAGCCACTATAACGTTAGACGGTAAGGCCAAAGGCAGCGAAATAAGCTCCGTTACGCCCGACCCTAATTCAGTTACGGTAAGGATGCACCACTCCTTCATTAAGCTCCCGGATGACAATTACAAAGTACGCAAGTTTGATCCGCGTTCGGGGTTCTATGACATGAGCTACATGGATTATGCCACGCCTATAGACCAACCCATTGTTAAACATATGCTTACGCGGCATCGCCTTCAAAAAAAGGACCCTTCGGCGGCGATGAGCGAAGCGGTAAAACCTATTGTTTATTACGTTGACCGTGGCGCGCCCGAACCTGTGCGCACCGCATTGATGGAGGGTGCAGCCTGGTGGAATCAGGCCTTCGAAGCTGCCGGGTACAAAAATGCATTCCAGGTAAAGCTGTTGCCGGAAGATGCCGACCCGATGGACATCAGGTACAATATTATTCAGTGGATTCACAGATCAACCAGAGGTTGGTCATACGGAGCCTCTATTGATGACCCGCGCACCGGTGAGATCATAAAAGGGCAGGTATCGTTAGGCTCCCTACGCGACAGGCAGGATTTCTTAATTGCCGAGGGCCTGCTGCAACCATACGAGGACGGGAAACCTGTAAGCGGTAAAATGTTAAAAATGGCTATTGACCGTCTGCACCAGCTGGCCGCACATGAAGTTGGGCATACACTTGGCCTGCAGCACAATTTTGCGGCAAGTACCAATAACAGGGCATCAGTAATGGACTACCCGCCGCCGGCATTCACCATGGGTACCGATGGCGCTATTGACCTTTCGAATGCTTATACCACCGAAATTGGCACCTGGGATAAACGGGCCATTTTATATGGATACCAGGATTTCCCTGCGGGAACAAATGAGGATGATGCACTGAATAGCATTTTAACCGAAACACTGAAACAGGGACAACTGTTTATAACCGATGAGGACGCAAGGCCCGAAGGCGGCGCGCACCCCCTTGCCCACTTATGGGACAATGGCAAAAACGCCGCCGACGAATTGAACCGGTTAATGGATATTCGCAGGAAACTGCTTGATAATTTTTCAGAGAAAGCTATCAGGCAGAACGCGCCAATGGCAACAATAGAGGAGCCGTTAGTACCGATATATCTTATCCACCGCTACCAGGTTGAGGCTGCCTCCAAAATGCTGGGAGGCCTGTACTATACGTATGCCGTGAAAAACGACGGGCAGCCAACTACCCGTTTCGTTCCGCCGGCCGAGCAGTGGAAAGCCTTTAATGCACTGATGCTTACCATAAGCCCCAATGCATTGGCGCTCCCCGAAAAACTACTGGAAAAGATTCCACCACGACCGGATGGTTATCCCAGAACAAGGGAGCTGTTTAAATCTCGCACCGGGCTTACGTTCGACCCGATGGCTGCTGCTGAATCTGCGGCAGCAACCACTTTATCGTTCATGCTACAGCCGGAACGGGCCGCACGGTTAGTTGAATACAATTCAAGGGATGTTAATCAGCCCGGCTTAATTGCTGTAATTGACAAGCTAATTGCTGCTACATGGAAAACACCGCAACAAGGCGGCTACAAAGGCGAATTACAGCGAATGGTGAACAATTTAACCTTAAAACAGTTATTAACGCTTGCCGCCAATACCCGTGCTCCTGAAAGCGTTCGGGGAATTGCACTGATGGCTATTGACGATTTAAAACGGTGGATGTACATCAGCCTCCGTTCGGCGGGCGACAATACCAACAATAAAGCAAATTTGATATTCGGACTTTCGCAGATCAGTGCGTTTGAAAAAGAACCGGCCCAATTTAAACCGGCCCAGCCCGTCGCTATGCCGGATGGCAGCCCGATTGGGGAAGGCGATTTCTGA
- a CDS encoding Gfo/Idh/MocA family oxidoreductase, which yields MSKPIITGLMAYGMSGRIFHTPFLTTNPGFTLKAIVERHEKKAAARYPDVMSYSTIDELLADDEIELIVVNTPNNTHFDFTIKALNAGKHVLLEKPAAATGAEVKIMFDLAREKNLHLMLYQNRRYDSGFMLVKEVIESGRLGELIEVHMRFDRYKTALSPKAFKEKKENEANGLVYDLGPHLIDNIIALFGKPLSFQKTTGIYREGSEVPDYFNYHLKYPNQLNVYLTSGLLMAEVLPGFAVYGTLGSFVKERCDTQEAQLDHGMMPTDPGFGIEPEGSNGKLVIMGPDNKRNVEYLPAPKGNYNGLFDAVYHTIRNNALFPVTEEHVAWQLELLEK from the coding sequence ATGTCAAAACCTATTATAACCGGCCTGATGGCCTACGGAATGTCAGGCCGCATTTTTCATACGCCATTTTTAACTACTAATCCAGGCTTTACCTTAAAAGCCATAGTGGAGCGGCATGAGAAAAAAGCAGCAGCGCGTTACCCTGATGTGATGAGTTATAGCACTATCGATGAGCTGCTGGCCGATGATGAAATTGAACTCATTGTAGTAAACACCCCAAATAACACTCATTTCGACTTTACGATAAAAGCGCTGAACGCCGGCAAACATGTTTTACTGGAAAAACCGGCGGCAGCAACCGGCGCTGAAGTTAAGATCATGTTTGATTTAGCGCGAGAAAAGAACCTGCACCTGATGCTTTACCAAAACCGCCGTTACGACAGCGGCTTTATGCTGGTAAAAGAGGTGATTGAAAGCGGCAGGCTGGGCGAACTGATAGAGGTACACATGCGGTTCGACAGGTACAAGACTGCCCTTAGCCCGAAAGCATTCAAAGAGAAAAAGGAGAACGAAGCCAATGGCCTTGTTTATGACCTGGGGCCCCACCTTATTGACAACATTATAGCCTTGTTTGGCAAACCGTTAAGCTTCCAAAAAACCACCGGCATCTACCGGGAAGGATCAGAAGTACCGGATTATTTCAACTATCACCTTAAATATCCAAATCAGTTAAATGTGTATTTAACCTCGGGCCTGCTAATGGCCGAAGTGCTGCCGGGCTTTGCAGTTTACGGAACACTTGGCAGCTTCGTAAAAGAACGCTGTGATACCCAAGAGGCCCAGCTTGACCACGGCATGATGCCAACTGACCCCGGTTTCGGCATTGAACCTGAAGGCAGCAACGGTAAACTGGTAATTATGGGCCCTGATAATAAAAGGAATGTTGAATACCTGCCGGCCCCAAAAGGCAACTATAATGGTTTATTTGATGCCGTTTATCATACAATCCGTAATAACGCGTTGTTCCCTGTGACGGAAGAGCATGTTGCCTGGCAATTAGAATTGCTTGAAAAGTAA
- a CDS encoding TlpA family protein disulfide reductase: protein MKKLVFFLCLIAAVSCTNAQSFTPPAAIPPYKILTTDSVTITPANLRKNMATMIIYFAPDCSHCQHMMYELKTHMKEFKNVQVVMITFVQQIKAIQVFARDFDLKKYPNWTVGTEGYTYKVQQYYHVATTPYIAFYDKIGKPVKYIEKDPKVEDILATVKKL, encoded by the coding sequence ATGAAGAAATTAGTGTTCTTTTTATGCCTTATAGCAGCCGTTAGCTGCACCAATGCACAAAGCTTTACCCCTCCGGCTGCTATACCTCCTTACAAGATACTCACTACAGACAGCGTTACCATAACCCCTGCAAATCTCAGGAAGAATATGGCTACCATGATCATCTACTTCGCGCCGGATTGCAGCCATTGCCAGCACATGATGTATGAGCTAAAAACGCACATGAAAGAGTTTAAAAATGTGCAGGTGGTAATGATCACATTTGTGCAGCAGATTAAAGCCATACAGGTATTTGCCCGCGATTTTGACCTTAAAAAGTACCCTAACTGGACAGTAGGCACCGAAGGATATACCTACAAGGTTCAGCAATATTACCATGTTGCTACTACCCCGTACATTGCCTTTTATGACAAAATTGGCAAACCGGTAAAATACATTGAAAAGGACCCAAAAGTTGAAGACATACTGGCTACTGTTAAGAAACTGTAA